A stretch of the Medicago truncatula cultivar Jemalong A17 chromosome 5, MtrunA17r5.0-ANR, whole genome shotgun sequence genome encodes the following:
- the LOC11425307 gene encoding uncharacterized protein — MIPNCVRVTTATTMAVPSFMAIRRRPICFLCCASSSTIINTEQLRSQLDHLHAEADTTRTKANNARLRLLRLSESAEKLKKQAAISMQKGDENYARDMLVQRKKVLQALEKSKNRIELLDELSTKLSEVISLKESQLVGNVTMNMEDTTEDASSPVRIVAPKEEVLKDSPKDDSDLNMMKFGDIQDMQISSESQENPPDDTETENLLRSLKTATGNENNIPNSLSEISSYKDFMEHIDQKLHEIETELVAFLNFSVLVLDSEERPKNSRWQQTMELLESIHGIRQRIRSAKEAKVTI; from the exons ATGATACCGAACTGTGTTAGAGTAACAACAGCCACAACCATGGCTGTTCCTTCATTCATGGCAATACGAAGAAGACCCATATGCTTCTTATGTTGCGCTTCTTCTTCAACCATCATCAATACAGAGCAATTACGTTCTCAACTTGATCATCTTCATGCTGAAGCAGATACCACCAGAACCAAGG CAAATAATGCTAGATTGAGGCTCCTAAGATTATCAGAATCGGCAGAGAAGCTTAAAAAACAAGCAGCTATAAGCATGCAAAAGGGGGATGAAAATTATGCAAGGGATATGCTTGTACAAAGGAAAAAGGTGTTGCAGGCTTTGGAGAAGTCTAAAAACCGCATTGAATTGCTTGACGAGCTTTCCACAAAGCTAAGTGAG GTAATATCTTTGAAAGAAAGTCAGCTAGTTGGAAATGTCACTATGAACATGGAAGACACAACAGAAGATGCTTCAAGTCCCGTTCGAATCGTTGCTCCAAAGGAGGAAGTTCTAAAAGATTCTCCCAAGGATGATTCTGACCTTAATATGATGAAATTCGGCGATATTCAAGATATGCAAATTTCTTCGGAAAGTCAAGAGAATCCACCGGATGATACGGAGACAGAGAATCTTCTGAGATCCCTTAAGACCGCCACTGGAAATGAAAACAACATACCCAACAGCTTGTCGGAAATATCCTCGTACAAGGATTTCATGGAACATATAGATCAAAAGCTCCATGAGATTGAAACTGAACTAGTTGCTTTTTTGAATTTCTCAGTTTTAGTATTGGATAGTGAGGAGAGACCAAAGAATTCCAGGTGGCAACAAACAATGGAACTCCTTGAGAGCATCCATGGCATTAGACAGAG AATCAGAAGTGCCAAGGAAGCTAAAGTGACGATCTGA
- the LOC11437053 gene encoding uncharacterized protein isoform X2 yields the protein MVVEALVPLLEYDRQGTNEDYSASFGNEAKEQGNHKVHCSTKDNLQTREFWTDGLICAFEFIRGSRKTHPSAAVKEVAQKKGFQGNQINHLKRSPSRSGFHELPLPVDESSGGLDLDDFDSNNCFGKEGLPRSYWKPIGWARVSELVQAVHSDASWASHPHDFADDESDLPVADVATPYWERPVGPIWWCHLDASHPYVTTWLASSQWLHPAISIALHDESRLISDRMKHLFYEVPVRVAGGLLFELLGQSAGDPFIEEDDIPIVLRAWQAQNFMVTVLHVKGSASNINVLGILEVQELLAGGGANIPRSIHEVVAHLACRLARWDDRLFRKHIFGAADEIELMFMNRRNHEDLHLLTIILNQEIRRLSTQVIRVKWSLHAREEIVFELLQQLRGNVTRSLLSGVMKGTRQMIDEQEAVRGRLFTIQDVMQSAVRAWLQKPHSYT from the exons ATGGTAGTCGAGGCTTTGGTTCCTCTGCTTGAGTATGATCGGCAAGGTACCAATGAAGATTATTCAGCTTCATTTGGCAATGAAGCCAAGGAGCAAGGGAATCATAAAGTCCATTGCTCCACCAAGGATAACTTGCAGACTAGGGAATTTTGGACTGATGGGCTTATTTGTGCTTTTGAGTTCATCCGCGGGTCACGGAAGACTCATCCCTCAGCAGCAGTTAAAGAAGTTGCCCAGAAGAAGGGTTTTCAAGGCAATcaaattaatcatttgaaaagaAGTCCTAGTAGAAGTGGCTTTCATGAATTACCTTTGCCGGTCGACGAATCATCTGGAGGGTTAGATCTCGATGATTTCGATAGCAATAACTGTTTTGGTAAAGAGGGTCTTCCAAGAAGTTACTGGAAACCAATTGGTTGGGCCAGAGTTTCTGAACTTGTCCAAGCTGTGCATAGTGATGCTAGCTGGGCATCACACCCACATGATTTCGCTGATGATGAAAGCGATCTTCCGGTTGCAGATGTAGCAACTCCTTACTGGGAAAGGCCAGTGGGTCCAATCTGGTGGTGTCATTTGGATGCTTCTCATCCATATGTTACTACATGGCTTGCTAGTTCTCAGTGGTTACATCCTGCTATTAGCATTGCTTTGCATGATGAAAGCAGGTTAATAAGCGATCGAATGAAACACCTTTTTTATGAG GTTCCTGTTCGAGTTGCTGGTGGATTACTGTTTGAACTTCTAGGGCAGTCTGCAGGTGATCCATTTATCGAGGAAGATGACATTCCCATTGTATTACGAGCATGGCAGGCACAGAACTTTATGGTGACAGTGTTGCATGTTAAGGGATCTGCATCAAATATCAATGTGTTAGGCATTTTAGAAGTTCAG GAACTTCTGGCTGGTGGAGGAGCTAACATTCCACGCAGCATTCATGAGGTTGTAGCACACCTAGCTTGTCGTCTTGCACGATGGGATGATAG GTTGTTTCGTAAACACATCTTTGGGGCTGCTGATGAAATTGAATTGATGTTTATGAACAG gAGGAATCATGAGGATTTGCATCTGCTCACTATAATATTGAACCAGGAAATAAGAAGATTATCAACCCAG GTTATAAGAGTGAAATGGTCACTCCATGCACGAGAGGAAATTGTGTTTGAACTTCTTCAACAGTTGAGAGGAAATGTAACAAGATCATTGCTGTCTGGAGTAATGAAGGGTACAAGGCAAATGATTGACGAGCAAGAAGCAGTTCGAGGTCGCCTGTTCACAATCCAAGATGTAATGCAAAGCGCGGTCCGTGCATGGTTGCAG AAGCCTCACAGTTACACATAA
- the LOC25494949 gene encoding two-pore potassium channel 3, which yields MQEPLLSLLSSNGETHSISKPLLKDQYVLDLAPPSLSQSNSPLIINEARKPSFINLIANLSIKKAKIIHRSRSAPSVLFTNMGVDFHEPSDHGPAQNSIIVRLCFIIVFLYVAIGVTVYMISGSFKGTTTFRPVDAVYFTVVTLCTIGYGDIVPDTIFTKMFTCGFILVGFGLIGFMLNELVVHICDTHEAFLLSMMGGDKYKKILRTYMVDEKKGRMRIRTKVCVALVVVIVCIAIGTVTAHFVENLNWADSFYLSITSVTTVGYGDYSFRTLTGRCFAILWLLVSTFSVSRAFIYLTDYSMQKRSRKMAKMVLQKKITLSDLAAADLDNDGSISKSDFVIYKLKQMGKITEMDIMQISKQFDSLDHGMYGKIALADLMETV from the exons ATGCAGGAGCCTCTCCTCAGCCTTCTCTCCAGTAATGGAGAAACACATTCAATAAGTAAACCATTACTCAAGGATCAATATGTCCTTGATCTTGCTCCTCCATCACTGTCTCAATCAAATTCACCTCTTATCATCAATGAAGCGAGGAAACCTTCTTTTATTAACCTCATAGCCAACTTGAGCATCAAGAAAGCGAAGATTATTCATCGCTCTCGCTCTGCTCCATCAGTATTATTCACCAACATGGGAGTAGATTTTCATGAGCCATCTGATCATGGACCTGCACAGAACTCAATAATAGTTAGGCTATGTTTCattattgttttcttgtatgtGGCTATTGGGGTTACAGTGTATATGATTAGTGGAAGTTTCAAGGGTACTACCACATTCAGGCCTGTTGATGCTGTGTACTTTACAGTGGTAACTCTATGCACTATTGGATATGGAGATATTGTTCCTGATACTATATTTACAAAGATGTTTACATGTGGTTTCATTTTGGTTGGTTTTGGATTAATCGGTTTTATGCTTAATGAGTTAGTTGTACATATTTGTGATACACATGAGGCATTCTTATTGAGCATGATGGGTGGggataaatataagaaaattttgagGACTTACATGGTTGATGAAAAGAAAGGAAGAATGAGGATAAGAACCAAAGTTTGTGTTGCtttggttgttgttattgtcTGCATTGCTATTGGAACAGTTACAGCACACTTTGTAGAGAATCTGAATTGGGCTGACAGTTTTTATCTCTCCATTACTTCTGTTACAACGGTTGGTTATGGAGATTATTCATTCAGAACTTTAACTGGAAGATGTTTCGCAATTTTGTGGCTTTTAGTTAGCACATTTTCAGTTTCAAGGGCGTTTATATACCTCACCGATTACAGCATGCAAAAGAGAAGCCGCAAAATGGCAAAAATGGTTCTTCAGAAGAAGATAACCTTATCAGATTTAGCAGCTGCAGATCTTGATAATGATGGATCTATCAG TAAGTCtgactttgtcatatacaagCTTAAGCAAATGGGAAAGATTACTGAGATGGACATTATGCAGATTAGCAAGCAATTTGATTCCTTGGACCATGGCATGTATGGCAAGATAGCTCTAGCTGACCTCATGGAAACTGTCTAA
- the LOC11437053 gene encoding uncharacterized protein isoform X1 — protein MVVEALVPLLEYDRQGTNEDYSASFGNEAKEQGNHKVHCSTKDNLQTREFWTDGLICAFEFIRGSRKTHPSAAVKEVAQKKGFQGNQINHLKRSPSRSGFHELPLPVDESSGGLDLDDFDSNNCFGKEGLPRSYWKPIGWARVSELVQAVHSDASWASHPHDFADDESDLPVADVATPYWERPVGPIWWCHLDASHPYVTTWLASSQWLHPAISIALHDESRLISDRMKHLFYEVPVRVAGGLLFELLGQSAGDPFIEEDDIPIVLRAWQAQNFMVTVLHVKGSASNINVLGILEVQELLAGGGANIPRSIHEVVAHLACRLARWDDRLFRKHIFGAADEIELMFMNRRNHEDLHLLTIILNQEIRRLSTQVIRVKWSLHAREEIVFELLQQLRGNVTRSLLSGVMKGTRQMIDEQEAVRGRLFTIQDVMQSAVRAWLQDRSLTVTHNLGVFGGCGLVLSIVTGLFGINVDGIPGSEATPYAFVLFSVVLVVLGAVLIGIGLLYLGLKKPIIEENVAGRKLELQELVKMFQHEAETHAQVRKTVPHKDVPQAASVRPPNGASRRFMFSKLFNR, from the exons ATGGTAGTCGAGGCTTTGGTTCCTCTGCTTGAGTATGATCGGCAAGGTACCAATGAAGATTATTCAGCTTCATTTGGCAATGAAGCCAAGGAGCAAGGGAATCATAAAGTCCATTGCTCCACCAAGGATAACTTGCAGACTAGGGAATTTTGGACTGATGGGCTTATTTGTGCTTTTGAGTTCATCCGCGGGTCACGGAAGACTCATCCCTCAGCAGCAGTTAAAGAAGTTGCCCAGAAGAAGGGTTTTCAAGGCAATcaaattaatcatttgaaaagaAGTCCTAGTAGAAGTGGCTTTCATGAATTACCTTTGCCGGTCGACGAATCATCTGGAGGGTTAGATCTCGATGATTTCGATAGCAATAACTGTTTTGGTAAAGAGGGTCTTCCAAGAAGTTACTGGAAACCAATTGGTTGGGCCAGAGTTTCTGAACTTGTCCAAGCTGTGCATAGTGATGCTAGCTGGGCATCACACCCACATGATTTCGCTGATGATGAAAGCGATCTTCCGGTTGCAGATGTAGCAACTCCTTACTGGGAAAGGCCAGTGGGTCCAATCTGGTGGTGTCATTTGGATGCTTCTCATCCATATGTTACTACATGGCTTGCTAGTTCTCAGTGGTTACATCCTGCTATTAGCATTGCTTTGCATGATGAAAGCAGGTTAATAAGCGATCGAATGAAACACCTTTTTTATGAG GTTCCTGTTCGAGTTGCTGGTGGATTACTGTTTGAACTTCTAGGGCAGTCTGCAGGTGATCCATTTATCGAGGAAGATGACATTCCCATTGTATTACGAGCATGGCAGGCACAGAACTTTATGGTGACAGTGTTGCATGTTAAGGGATCTGCATCAAATATCAATGTGTTAGGCATTTTAGAAGTTCAG GAACTTCTGGCTGGTGGAGGAGCTAACATTCCACGCAGCATTCATGAGGTTGTAGCACACCTAGCTTGTCGTCTTGCACGATGGGATGATAG GTTGTTTCGTAAACACATCTTTGGGGCTGCTGATGAAATTGAATTGATGTTTATGAACAG gAGGAATCATGAGGATTTGCATCTGCTCACTATAATATTGAACCAGGAAATAAGAAGATTATCAACCCAG GTTATAAGAGTGAAATGGTCACTCCATGCACGAGAGGAAATTGTGTTTGAACTTCTTCAACAGTTGAGAGGAAATGTAACAAGATCATTGCTGTCTGGAGTAATGAAGGGTACAAGGCAAATGATTGACGAGCAAGAAGCAGTTCGAGGTCGCCTGTTCACAATCCAAGATGTAATGCAAAGCGCGGTCCGTGCATGGTTGCAG GACAGAAGCCTCACAGTTACACATAACTTGGGAGTGTTTGGGGGCTGCGGTCTTGTCCTTTCCATCGTTACCGGACTATTTGGCATAAATGTGGATGGAATACCTGGATCTGAAGCAACTCCTTATGCGTTTGTTCTTTTCTCTGTTGTCTTAGTTGTGTTAGGAGCAGTGCTAATTGGAATTGGATTGCTTTATCTTGGGCTAAAAAAACCAATCATTGAAGAAAATGTTGCAGGGAGAAAACTAGAGCTTCAAGAGTTGGTTAAGATGTTCCAACACGAAGCAGAAACTCATGCGCAAGTACGGAAAACGGTGCCTCATAAAGATGTTCCACAAGCTGCATCAGTTAGGCCACCAAATGGTGCAAGTCGTCGCTTCATGTTTTCAAAATTGTTCAATCGATAG